In one Brassica oleracea var. oleracea cultivar TO1000 chromosome C9, BOL, whole genome shotgun sequence genomic region, the following are encoded:
- the LOC106318240 gene encoding 40S ribosomal protein S4-1-like yields the protein MARGLKKHLKRLNAPKHWDLDKLGGAFAPKPSSGPHKSRECLPLVLIIRNKLKYALTYREVISILMQRHIQVDGKVRTDKTYPAGFMDVVSIPKTNENFRLLYDTKGRFRLHSIRDEEAKFKLCKVRTIQVGQKGIPYLNTYDGRTIRYPDPLIKPNDTIKLDLEENKIVDSIKFDVGNVVMVTGGRNRGRVGVIKNREKHKGSFETIHIQDSTGHEFATRLGNVFTLGKGTKPWVSLPKGKGIKLTIIEEARKRLSAQQAA from the exons ATG GCGAGGGGATTGAAGAAGCATTTGAAGAGGCTCAATGCCCCCAAGCACTGGGATCTTGACAAACTTGGTGGTGCCTTC GCTCCCAAGCCGTCTTCTGGACCTCACAAGTCGAGGGAGTGTCTTCCTCTCGTCTTGATCATAAGGAACAAGTTGAAGTACGCTTTGACGTACCGTGAAGTCATCTCCATCCTTATGCAAAGGCATATCCAAGTTGATGGTAAAGTCAGGACTGACAAGACATACCCTGCTGGTTTCATGG ATGTTGTATCGATCCCCAAGACGAATGAGAACTTCCGTCTTCTGTATGACACCAAGGGACGTTTCCGCCTCCACTCCATCAGGGACGAGGAAGCAAAG TTCAAGCTTTGCAAGGTTAGGACTATCCAGGTGGGGCAGAAGGGAATCCCTTACCTCAACACTTACGACGGTCGCACCATCCGTTACCCTGACCCGCTCATCAAGCCGAACGACACCATCAAGCTCGACCTTGAGGAGAACAAGATCGTCGACTCCATCAAGTTTGATGTCGGCAACGTTGTGATGGTGACGGGAGGGAGAAACAGAGGGCGTGTGGGTGTGATCAAGAACCGTGAGAAGCATAAGGGAAGCTTTGAGACGATCCACATCCAAGACTCGACGGGACACGAGTTTGCCACTAGGTTGGGCAATGTGTTCACCCTCGGCAAAGGTACAAAGCCATGGGTGTCTCTTCCAAAGGGCAAAGGTATTAAGCTGACCATCATTGAGGAAGCCAGGAAGAGGCTTTCTGCCCAGCAAGCTGCTTAA